A genomic region of Apus apus isolate bApuApu2 chromosome 24, bApuApu2.pri.cur, whole genome shotgun sequence contains the following coding sequences:
- the LOC127394135 gene encoding transducin-like enhancer protein 1 isoform X4 produces MFPQNRPPAHLQAPSAASGATVTASAIHSTPQSLKLTYPETLDRIKEEFQFLQNQYHSLKLECEKLATEKTELQRHYVMYYEMSYGLNIEMHKQTEIAKRLNVICAQLIPFLSQEHQQQVVQAVERAKQVTMTDLNAAIGHQLQTQHLSHHAPPIPLTPHPSGMQPTSLAGIGSASGLLALSGALGAQAQLLAKDDRGVHDTEPRERDPGPSSLALPNGERARAISEYLSSSKKRKVEEKDFVTDYGSDADKSEDNLVVDEDPSSPHSVHSYSSRENAVEKVPLGRKETVPLSPTSMGSSSSTSPSQSKDAPTVEKAGTPSLKSSTPTSQGDAVVPGSSSAQQFRPSAAKAPVDPLALGLRTPLGVQSPYSAAFSMAHPAVNGDMAGTGAYTSLHLMSPQLNGAAATVGAGSYGRSPLVGYDPHPHMRIPGLAAGIQVGTSGKPAYSFHVSADGQMQPVPFPPDALIGSGIPRHARQLHTLTHGEVVCAVTISNSTRHVYTGGKGCVKVWDVGQPGTKTAVAQLDCLNRDNYIRSCKLLPDGRSLIVGGEASTLSIWDLAAPTPRIKAELTSSAPACYALAISPDAKVCFSCCSDGNIVVWDLQNQTLVRQFQGHTDGASCIDISNDGTKLWTGGLDNTVRCWDLREGRQLQQHDFSSQIFSLGYCPTGEWLAVGMESSNVEILHVTKPDKYQLHLHESCVLSLKFASCGRDQPCLCLGCVQPREVVREHGEGQPAERLADALWSQHLPVKGNLLCPQL; encoded by the exons ATGTTTCCTCAGAACCGGCCCCCG GCCCATCTCCAGGCACCTTCCGCTGCCTCAGGAGCCACTGTCACTGCCAGTGCCATCCACAGCACCCCTCAGTCCCTCAAGCTGACCTACCCGGAGACCTTGGACCGCATCAAGGAGGAGTTCCAGTTCCTGCAGAACCAATACCACAG cttgAAGTTAGAATGTGAAAAGCtggcaacagaaaaaacagaactcCAGCGTCATTATGTCATG TACTACGAGATGTCCTATGGCCTGAACATCGAGATGCACAAACAG ACGGAGATCGCGAAGCGGCTCAACGTGATCTGTGCCCAGCTCATCCCGTTCCTGTCTCAGGAG caccagcagcaggtggTTCAGGCCGTGGAGCGAGCGAAGCAGGTGACTATGACCGACCTGAACGCGGCCATCGGG caccagctccagaCCCAGCACCTCTCTCACCACGCTCCCCCCATTCCGCTGACCCCCCACCCCTCTGGGATGCAGCCCACCAGTCTTGCAGGCATCGGCAGTGCCTCGGGACTGCTGGCACTCTCAGGGGCACTGGGGGCCCAGGCCCAGCTCCTCGCCAAGGATGACCGAGGAGTCCATGACACTGAGCCCAGAG AGCGGGACCCCGGCCCC AGCTCCCTGGCGCTGCCCAACGGGGAGCGGGCACGAGCCATCTCTGAGTACCTGAGCAGCAGTAAGAAAAggaaggtggaggagaaggactttgtTACAGACTAC GGCAGCGACGCAGACAAAAGCGAAGACAATTTGGTGGTGGATGAG GACCCCTCTTCCCCGCACAGTGTCCACTCCTACTCATCCCGGGAGAATGCGGTGGAGAAGGTCCcactggggaggaaggagactGTTCCACTCAGCCCGACCTCCATGGGCTCCTCGAGCAGCACGTCCCCATCACAGAGCAAGGATGCACCCACG GTGGagaaggcagggacacctaGCCTGAAGTCCAGCACCCCCACCTCCCAGGGTGACGCTGTGGTCCCAGgctccagcagtgcccagcagtTCCGTCCCTCTGCTGCCAAGGCCCCTGTGGATCCCCTGG ccctgggccTAAGGACCCCGCTGGGGGTGCAGAGCCCCTACTCAGCCGCCTTCAGCATGGCCCACCCTGCCGTTAATGGGGACATGGCCGGGACCGGAGCCTACACCAGCCTCCACCTCATGTCCCCACAGCTCAACGGGGCTGCAGCCACCGTGGGAGCTGGCAGCTACGGGCGCTCCCCCCTG GTGGGCTATGACCCGCACCCCCACATGCGCATCCCAGGGCTCGCAGCTGGCATCCAAGTGGGGACGTCAGGGAAACC TGCCTACTCCTTCCATGTCAGTGCCGATGGGCAGATGCAGCCGGTGCCTTTCCCACCCGACGCCCTCATCGGCTCCGGCATCCCCCGCCACGCGCGGCAGCTCCACACCCTGACCCACGGCGAGGTGGTCTGCGCTGTCACCATCAGCAACTCCACACGACATGTCTACACTGGGGGCAAGGGCTGTGTGAAGGTGTGGGACGTGGGGCAGCCGGGCACCAAGACGGCCGTGGCTCAGCTGGACTGCTTG AACCGCGACAACTACATCCGCTCCTGCAAGCTGCTGCCCGATGGCCGCAGCCTGATTGTGGGGGGCGAGGCCAGCACCCTCTCCATCTGGGACCTGGCAGCCCCCACGCCCCGCATCAAGGCCGAGCTCAcctcctctgcccctgcctgctATGCCCTGGCCATCAGCCCCGATGCCAAagtctgcttttcctgctgcagtgatGGCAACATCGTGGTGTGGGACCTGCAGAACCAGACCTTGGTCAG GCAGTTTCAAGGACACACGGATGGTGCCAGCTGCATTGACATCTCCAATGATGGCACCAAGCTGTGGACAGGAGGGCTGGACAACACGGTGCGGTGCTGGGACCTGCGGGAGGGGCgtcagctgcagcagcatgaCTTCAGCTCCCAG ATCTTCTCCCTGGGGTACTGCCCAACAGGAGAGTGGCTGGCAGTGGGCATGGAGAGCAGCAATGTGGAGATCCTGCATGTCACCAAGCCAGACAAGTACCAGCTGCACCTCCACGAGAGCTGTGTCCTCTCCCTCAAGTTTGCCTCCTGTGGTAGGGACCAGCCCTGCTTGTGCTTGGGCTGCGTCCAGCCCAG ggaagtggttcgTGAGCACGGGGAAGGACAACCTGCTGAACGCCTGGCGGACGCCCTATGGAGCCAGCATCTTCCAG TCAAAGGAAACCTCCTCTGTCCTCAGCTGTGA
- the LOC127394135 gene encoding transducin-like enhancer protein 1 isoform X5 codes for MELGRASLKLECEKLATEKTELQRHYVMYYEMSYGLNIEMHKQTEIAKRLNVICAQLIPFLSQEHQQQVVQAVERAKQVTMTDLNAAIGHQLQTQHLSHHAPPIPLTPHPSGMQPTSLAGIGSASGLLALSGALGAQAQLLAKDDRGVHDTEPRERDPGPSSLALPNGERARAISEYLSSSKKRKVEEKDFVTDYGSDADKSEDNLVVDEDPSSPHSVHSYSSRENAVEKVPLGRKETVPLSPTSMGSSSSTSPSQSKDAPTVEKAGTPSLKSSTPTSQGDAVVPGSSSAQQFRPSAAKAPVDPLALGLRTPLGVQSPYSAAFSMAHPAVNGDMAGTGAYTSLHLMSPQLNGAAATVGAGSYGRSPLVGYDPHPHMRIPGLAAGIQVGTSGKPAYSFHVSADGQMQPVPFPPDALIGSGIPRHARQLHTLTHGEVVCAVTISNSTRHVYTGGKGCVKVWDVGQPGTKTAVAQLDCLNRDNYIRSCKLLPDGRSLIVGGEASTLSIWDLAAPTPRIKAELTSSAPACYALAISPDAKVCFSCCSDGNIVVWDLQNQTLVSFKDTRMVPAALTSPMMAPSCGQEGWTTRCGAGTCGRGVSCSSMTSAPRSSPWGTAQQESGWQWAWRAAMWRSCMSPSQTSTSCTSTRAVSSPSSLPPVVGTSPACAWAASSPGKWFVSTGKDNLLNAWRTPYGASIFQSKETSSVLSCDVSTDDQFIVTGSGDKKATVYEVIY; via the exons atggagctgggcagagcaaG cttgAAGTTAGAATGTGAAAAGCtggcaacagaaaaaacagaactcCAGCGTCATTATGTCATG TACTACGAGATGTCCTATGGCCTGAACATCGAGATGCACAAACAG ACGGAGATCGCGAAGCGGCTCAACGTGATCTGTGCCCAGCTCATCCCGTTCCTGTCTCAGGAG caccagcagcaggtggTTCAGGCCGTGGAGCGAGCGAAGCAGGTGACTATGACCGACCTGAACGCGGCCATCGGG caccagctccagaCCCAGCACCTCTCTCACCACGCTCCCCCCATTCCGCTGACCCCCCACCCCTCTGGGATGCAGCCCACCAGTCTTGCAGGCATCGGCAGTGCCTCGGGACTGCTGGCACTCTCAGGGGCACTGGGGGCCCAGGCCCAGCTCCTCGCCAAGGATGACCGAGGAGTCCATGACACTGAGCCCAGAG AGCGGGACCCCGGCCCC AGCTCCCTGGCGCTGCCCAACGGGGAGCGGGCACGAGCCATCTCTGAGTACCTGAGCAGCAGTAAGAAAAggaaggtggaggagaaggactttgtTACAGACTAC GGCAGCGACGCAGACAAAAGCGAAGACAATTTGGTGGTGGATGAG GACCCCTCTTCCCCGCACAGTGTCCACTCCTACTCATCCCGGGAGAATGCGGTGGAGAAGGTCCcactggggaggaaggagactGTTCCACTCAGCCCGACCTCCATGGGCTCCTCGAGCAGCACGTCCCCATCACAGAGCAAGGATGCACCCACG GTGGagaaggcagggacacctaGCCTGAAGTCCAGCACCCCCACCTCCCAGGGTGACGCTGTGGTCCCAGgctccagcagtgcccagcagtTCCGTCCCTCTGCTGCCAAGGCCCCTGTGGATCCCCTGG ccctgggccTAAGGACCCCGCTGGGGGTGCAGAGCCCCTACTCAGCCGCCTTCAGCATGGCCCACCCTGCCGTTAATGGGGACATGGCCGGGACCGGAGCCTACACCAGCCTCCACCTCATGTCCCCACAGCTCAACGGGGCTGCAGCCACCGTGGGAGCTGGCAGCTACGGGCGCTCCCCCCTG GTGGGCTATGACCCGCACCCCCACATGCGCATCCCAGGGCTCGCAGCTGGCATCCAAGTGGGGACGTCAGGGAAACC TGCCTACTCCTTCCATGTCAGTGCCGATGGGCAGATGCAGCCGGTGCCTTTCCCACCCGACGCCCTCATCGGCTCCGGCATCCCCCGCCACGCGCGGCAGCTCCACACCCTGACCCACGGCGAGGTGGTCTGCGCTGTCACCATCAGCAACTCCACACGACATGTCTACACTGGGGGCAAGGGCTGTGTGAAGGTGTGGGACGTGGGGCAGCCGGGCACCAAGACGGCCGTGGCTCAGCTGGACTGCTTG AACCGCGACAACTACATCCGCTCCTGCAAGCTGCTGCCCGATGGCCGCAGCCTGATTGTGGGGGGCGAGGCCAGCACCCTCTCCATCTGGGACCTGGCAGCCCCCACGCCCCGCATCAAGGCCGAGCTCAcctcctctgcccctgcctgctATGCCCTGGCCATCAGCCCCGATGCCAAagtctgcttttcctgctgcagtgatGGCAACATCGTGGTGTGGGACCTGCAGAACCAGACCTTGGTCAG TTTCAAGGACACACGGATGGTGCCAGCTGCATTGACATCTCCAATGATGGCACCAAGCTGTGGACAGGAGGGCTGGACAACACGGTGCGGTGCTGGGACCTGCGGGAGGGGCgtcagctgcagcagcatgaCTTCAGCTCCCAG ATCTTCTCCCTGGGGTACTGCCCAACAGGAGAGTGGCTGGCAGTGGGCATGGAGAGCAGCAATGTGGAGATCCTGCATGTCACCAAGCCAGACAAGTACCAGCTGCACCTCCACGAGAGCTGTGTCCTCTCCCTCAAGTTTGCCTCCTGTGGTAGGGACCAGCCCTGCTTGTGCTTGGGCTGCGTCCAGCCCAG ggaagtggttcgTGAGCACGGGGAAGGACAACCTGCTGAACGCCTGGCGGACGCCCTATGGAGCCAGCATCTTCCAG TCAAAGGAAACCTCCTCTGTCCTCAGCTGTGATGTCTCCACGGATGACCAGTTCATCGTCACTGGCTCAGGGGACAAGAAAGCTACAGTTTATGAGGTCATTTACTGA